One Amycolatopsis sp. NBC_00355 genomic window carries:
- a CDS encoding phage tail sheath family protein: MPSYLAPGVYMEEVASGSRPIEGVGTAVCAFVGFAEKGPLNEPTLVTNWSQFTQVFGDFVTGSYLAPAVYGYFLNGGGVAYVVRVGPDGEAKPVAARAEVPAIGGDGKRAFTVRAIEAGAEGEQLSVEIGEASENTDDNFRLVVKRAGEVVETFDNVSMKRGSNNVATAVKQRSKLIAVEEAKSAGAVALPQKNELVPLAGVVAEQSQDVGAQDYVGNAADRTGFAGLEAIDEITMLCVPDLMASHQQGAIDSDGVKAVQLAMIAHCELMADRVAILDTPAGLGAQQVKNWRTEITGYDSKFAAMYWPWVKVMDPVGGRPVHVPPSGHVAGIWARNDATRGVHKAPANEIVRGAISLELAITKGEHDLLNPVAVNCLRSFPGQGIRVWGARTLSSDPEWRYLNVRRLFNFVEESILQGTNWVVFEPNDPKLWDSVKRTITMFLRGVWRDGALFGRTPNESFFVKCDEENNPAESRDQGILTVEIGIAPVKPAEFVVFRISQFSDGSSLEE, encoded by the coding sequence ATGCCCAGCTATCTCGCACCCGGCGTGTACATGGAGGAAGTCGCGTCCGGCTCGAGGCCCATCGAGGGGGTCGGCACCGCGGTGTGCGCGTTCGTCGGGTTCGCCGAGAAGGGACCGCTCAACGAACCGACCCTGGTGACGAACTGGAGCCAGTTCACCCAGGTCTTCGGGGACTTCGTGACCGGTTCGTACCTCGCCCCGGCCGTCTACGGTTACTTCCTCAACGGCGGTGGCGTCGCCTACGTCGTCCGCGTCGGTCCCGACGGGGAGGCCAAGCCCGTCGCCGCGCGGGCCGAGGTGCCGGCGATCGGCGGTGACGGCAAGCGCGCCTTCACCGTCCGCGCCATCGAAGCCGGTGCCGAAGGCGAGCAGCTGTCGGTGGAGATCGGCGAGGCCAGCGAGAACACCGACGACAACTTCCGGCTGGTCGTCAAGCGCGCCGGTGAGGTCGTCGAGACCTTCGACAACGTGTCCATGAAGCGCGGCAGCAACAACGTCGCCACCGCGGTCAAGCAGCGGTCCAAGCTGATCGCCGTCGAGGAGGCCAAGTCCGCCGGCGCGGTCGCGCTGCCGCAGAAGAACGAACTGGTCCCGCTCGCCGGGGTCGTCGCCGAGCAGAGCCAGGACGTCGGGGCCCAGGACTACGTCGGGAACGCGGCCGACCGCACCGGTTTCGCCGGGCTCGAGGCCATCGACGAGATCACCATGCTGTGCGTGCCCGACCTCATGGCCAGCCACCAGCAGGGCGCGATCGATTCCGACGGTGTCAAGGCCGTGCAGCTGGCCATGATCGCCCACTGCGAGCTGATGGCCGACCGCGTCGCCATCCTCGACACCCCGGCCGGGCTCGGCGCCCAGCAGGTCAAGAACTGGCGCACCGAGATCACCGGCTACGACAGCAAGTTCGCGGCGATGTACTGGCCGTGGGTCAAGGTCATGGACCCGGTCGGCGGGCGGCCGGTGCACGTGCCGCCCAGCGGGCACGTCGCCGGGATCTGGGCGCGCAACGACGCCACCCGCGGCGTCCACAAGGCACCGGCCAACGAGATCGTGCGCGGCGCCATCTCGCTGGAACTGGCGATCACCAAGGGGGAGCACGACCTGCTCAACCCGGTCGCGGTGAACTGCCTGCGGTCCTTCCCCGGGCAGGGCATCCGCGTCTGGGGAGCGCGGACGCTCTCGAGCGATCCGGAATGGCGCTACCTGAACGTGCGCCGGTTGTTCAACTTCGTCGAAGAGTCGATCCTGCAGGGCACGAACTGGGTGGTGTTCGAACCGAACGACCCCAAGCTCTGGGACTCGGTCAAGCGCACGATCACGATGTTCCTGCGCGGCGTGTGGCGGGACGGCGCCTTGTTCGGGCGGACCCCGAACGAGTCGTTCTTCGTCAAGTGCGACGAAGAGAACAACCCCGCCGAATCCCGGGACCAGGGCATCCTGACGGTCGAGATCGGCATCGCGCCGGTCAAGCCGGCCGAGTTCGTGGTCTTCCGCATCTCGCAGTTCTCCGACGGATCGTCACTCGAGGAATGA
- a CDS encoding phage tail protein yields MTAGLGPQQSQDALTAARFSITIDGYEVASFSELSGITTEVEPVDYMSSSDREISFKKLPGKAKPPTVVLKRGKTMGMELWSWHQAVLMGNIAAARKSCSLVMYNFDGKPVARYYLENAWPSKLEVGALRAGSSEVLMETVTIVCEHLQRVSP; encoded by the coding sequence ATGACAGCAGGGCTCGGACCGCAGCAGTCGCAGGACGCCCTCACCGCGGCGCGGTTCTCCATCACCATCGACGGCTACGAGGTCGCCTCGTTCTCGGAGCTCTCGGGCATCACCACCGAAGTCGAACCCGTCGACTACATGTCCTCTTCGGACCGGGAGATCAGCTTCAAGAAGCTGCCCGGCAAAGCGAAGCCGCCGACGGTCGTGCTCAAGCGGGGCAAGACCATGGGCATGGAACTGTGGTCGTGGCACCAGGCGGTGCTGATGGGCAACATCGCCGCCGCGCGCAAGAGCTGCTCGCTGGTGATGTACAACTTCGACGGCAAACCGGTGGCCCGGTACTACCTCGAGAACGCGTGGCCGTCCAAGCTGGAGGTCGGCGCCCTGCGCGCCGGCAGCAGCGAGGTGCTGATGGAGACGGTCACCATCGTCTGCGAGCACCTCCAGCGGGTGTCGCCGTGA
- a CDS encoding DUF6760 family protein codes for MTYAADRLWEEVAYVAYYFHWPLDTILDLEHAHRLTVIGEISKIHDVINAG; via the coding sequence GTGACGTACGCGGCCGACCGCCTCTGGGAGGAGGTCGCGTACGTCGCTTACTACTTCCACTGGCCGCTCGACACGATCCTCGACCTCGAACACGCGCACCGCCTGACGGTGATCGGCGAGATCTCGAAGATCCACGACGTCATCAACGCCGGATGA
- a CDS encoding phage tail assembly protein: MPRPDHDTGSLRTEYPFTLPRGYVDEAGHVHREGVMRLATARDELAPQNDPRVRQNPAYLTVLLLERTVTGLGSVTAVDSFVIESLFASDLAFLQDLYRRVNQEGHTAVEVGCPSCGHAFAVDVAGDAPGGS; the protein is encoded by the coding sequence ATGCCCCGCCCGGACCACGACACCGGGTCCCTGCGCACCGAGTACCCGTTCACGTTGCCGCGCGGGTACGTCGACGAAGCGGGTCACGTCCACCGCGAAGGTGTGATGCGCCTGGCCACCGCGCGCGACGAGCTGGCCCCGCAGAACGACCCCCGCGTCCGGCAGAACCCCGCCTACCTCACGGTGCTGCTGCTCGAGCGCACGGTGACCGGGCTGGGGTCGGTGACGGCGGTCGACTCGTTCGTCATCGAGAGCCTGTTCGCCTCCGACCTGGCGTTCCTCCAGGACCTCTACCGGCGGGTGAACCAGGAGGGGCACACCGCGGTCGAGGTCGGCTGCCCGTCGTGCGGGCACGCCTTCGCCGTCGACGTGGCGGGTGATGCCCCGGGGGGATCGTGA